Proteins encoded in a region of the Marmota flaviventris isolate mMarFla1 chromosome 3, mMarFla1.hap1, whole genome shotgun sequence genome:
- the Tcf20 gene encoding transcription factor 20 isoform X2, with protein sequence MQSFREQSSYHGNQQSYPQEVHGSSRIEEFSPRQAQMFQNFGGAGGGSGGSGGSSGGGRRGTAAAAAMASETSGHQGYQGFRKEAGDFYYMAGNKDPVATGTPQPPQRRPSGPVQSYGPPQGSSFGNQYGSEGHVGQFQAQHSALGSVSHYQQDYTGPFSPGSAQYQQQASSQQQQQQVQQLRQQLYQSHQPLPQATGQPASSSSHLQPMQRPSTLPSSAAGYQLRVGQFGQHYQSSASSSSSSSFPSPQRFSQSGQSYDGSYSVNAGSQYEGHNVGSNAQAYGTQSNYNYQPQSMKNFEQAKIPQGAQQGQQQPQPPPQQQQQQQQQQQQQQQQQQQQQQQQQQQQQHPPQHVMQYTNAATKLPLQSQVGQYNQPEVPVRSPMQFHQNFSPISNPSPAASVVQSPSCSSTPSPLMQSGENLQCGQGNVPMGSRNRILQLMPQLSPTPSMMPSPNSHASGFKGFGIEGVPEKRLTDPGLSSLSALSTQVANLPNTVQHMLLSDALTPQKKTSKRPSSSSKKADSCTNSEGSSQPEEQLKSPMAESLDGGCSSSSEDQGERVRQLSGQSTSSDTTYKGGASEKAGSSPAQSAQNEPPRLSASPAAREEATSPGAKDTSLSSEGNPKVNEKTVGVIVSREAMTGRVEKPGGQDKGSQEDEPAATQRPPSNSGAKEGSHTSLPQPEPPGGGNKGNKNGDNSSNHNGEGNGQSGHSAVGPSFTGRTEPSKSPGSLRYSYKDSFGSAVPRNVSGFPQYATGQEKGDFTGHGERKGRNEKFPSLLQEVLQGYHHHPDRRYSRSAQEHQGMAGGLEGTTRPNVLVSQTNELASRGLLNKSIGSLLENPHWGPWERKSSSTASEMKQINLADYPIPRKFEIEPPSSAHEPGGSLSERRSVICDISPLRQIVRDPGAHSLGHMSADTRIGRNERLNPSLSQSVILPGGLVSMETKLKSQSGQIKEEDFEQSKSQASFNNKKSGDHCHPASIKHESYRGNASPGAAAHDSLSDYGPQDSRPTPMRRVPGRVGSREAMRGRSPSQYHDFAEKLKMSPGRSRGPGGDPHHMNPHMTFSERANRSLHAPFSPNSESLASAYHTNTRAHAYGDPNAGLNSQLHYKRQMYQQQQEEYKDWSSSSAQGVIAAAQHRQEGPRKSPRQQQFLDRVRSPLKNDKDGMMYGPPVGTYHDPSGQEAGRCLMSSDGLPNKGMELKHGSQKLQQESCWDLSRQTSPAKSSGPPGMSNQKRYGPPHETDGHGLAESTQSSKPSNVMLRLPGQEDHSSQNPLIMRRRVRSFISPIPSKRQSQDLKNTSADDKGRLLHPSKEGTDKAFNSYAHLSHSQDIKSIPKRDSSKDLPSPDNRNCPAVTLTSPAKTKILPPRKGRGLKLEAIVQKITSPNIRRSASANSAEAGGDTVTLDDILSLKSGPPEGGTVAAQEAEMEKRKGEVVSDLVGPTNQELNVEKPLPRSSEEWHGSGDDKVKAETHPETVPAGKEPPGAMTVATSQKPGSNQGRPDGSLGGAAPLLFPDSKNVAPVGILAPEANPKAEEKENDTVTISPKQESFPPKGYFPSGKKKGRPIGSVNKQKKQQQPPPPPPQPPQIPEGSADGEPKPKKQRQRRERRKPGAQPRKRKTKQAVPIVEPQEPEIKLKYATQPLDKTDAKNKSFFPYIHVVNKCELGAVCTIINAEEEEQTKLVRGRKSQRSLTPPPSSTESKVLPASSFMLQGPVVTESSVMGHLVCCLCGKWASYRNMGDLFGPFYPQDYAATLPKNPPPKRATEMQSKVKVRHKSASNGSKTDTEEEEEQQQQKEQRSLAAHPRFKRRHRSEDCGGGPRSLSRGLPCKKAATEGSSEKTVLDTKPSVPTTSEGGPELELQIPELPLDSNEFWVHEGCILWANGIYLVCGRLYGLQEALEIAREMKCSHCQEAGATLGCYNKGCSFRYHYPCAIDADCLLHEENFSVRCPKHKVRLWR encoded by the coding sequence ATGCAGTCCTTCCGGGAGCAAAGCAGTTACCACGGAAACCAGCAGAGCTACCCACAGGAGGTACACGGCTCATCCCGGATAGAAGAGTTCAGCCCTCGTCAGGCCCAGATGTTCCAGAATTTTGGGGGTgccggtggtggcagtggtggcagtGGAGGCAGCAGTGGTGGGGGACGTCGAGGAACAGCAGCTGCTGCAGCAATGGCTAGTGAGACCTCTGGCCATCAAGGCTACCAGGGCTTTAGGAAAGAGGCTGGAGATTTTTACTACATGGCAGGCAACAAAGATCCCGTGGCGACAGGAACCCCACAGCCTCCTCAGCGAAGGCCTTCTGGGCCAGTGCAGAGCTATGGACCCCCCCAGGGGAGCAGCTTTGGCAATCAGTATGGGAGTGAAGGTCATGTGGGCCAATTTCAAGCACAGCACTCTGCCCTTGGTAGTGTGTCTCATTATCAGCAGGATTACACAGGGCCTTTTTCTCCTGGGAGTGCTCAGTACCAACAGCAGGCTTccagccagcagcagcagcagcaagtaCAGCAGCTGAGACAACAGCTTTACCAATCCCATCAACCGCTGCCACAGGCCACTGGCCAACCAGCCTCCAGCTCATCCCACCTACAGCCAATGCAGCGGCCCTCAACTCTACCATCCTCTGCTGCTGGATACCAGTTAAGAGTAGGTCAGTTTGGGCAACATTACCAGtcttctgcttcctcctcctcctcctcctccttcccttcaccACAGCGTTTTAGCCAGTCTGGACAGAGCTATGATGGCAGCTACAGTGTGAATGCTGGATCTCAGTATGAAGGGCACAACGTAGGTTCTAATGCACAGGCTTATGGAACACAGTCAAACTATAACTATCAGCCTCAATCTATGAAAAATTTTGAACAGGCAAAGATTCCACAAGGGGCCCAGCAGGggcagcagcagccacagccaccaccacagcagcagcagcagcagcaacaacaacaacagcagcagcaacagcaacagcaacagcaacagcagcagcagcaacagcaacagcagcaTCCACCTCAGCATGTGATGCAGTACACCAATGCTGCCACCAAACTGCCCCTACAAAGCCAGGTGGGGCAATACAACCAGCCTGAGGTTCCCGTGAGGTCCCCTATGCAGTTCCACCAGAACTTCAGCCCCATCTCCAACCCTTCTCCAGCTGCCTCTGTTGTCCAGTCTCCGAGCTGTAGCTCCACCCCTTCTCCGCTCATGCAGAGTGGGGAGAATCTCCAGTGTGGGCAAGGCAACGTGCCCATGGGTTCTAGAAACAGAATTTTACAGTTAATGCCTCAACTCAGTCCAACCCCGTCTATGATGCCCAGTCCTAATTCTCATGCTTCAGGCTtcaaagggtttgggatagaagGGGTGCCAGAAAAGCGGCTGACGGATCCCGGGTTGAGTAGTTTGAGTGCCCTGAGTACTCAGGTGGCCAATCTTCCTAATACTGTCCAACACATGTTACTTTCTGATGCCCTGACACCTCAGAAGAAGACCTCCAAGAGGCCCTCCTCATCATCTAAGAAAGCAGATAGCTGCACAAACTCAGAAGGCTCCTCGCAGCCCGAGGAACAACTGAAGTCCCCTATGGCAGAGTCACTGGATGGAGGCTGCTCTAGCAGCTCCGAGGATCAAGGTGAGAGAGTGAGGCAGCTGAGTGGCCAGAGCACCAGTTCCGATACCACCTACAAGGGTGGAGCCTCAGAGAAAGCTGGCTCCTCACCAGCACAAAGTGCTCAGAATGAACCTCCCAGACTCAGTGCCAGTCCTGCAGCTAGAGAAGAGGCCACCTCACCAGGAGCCAAGGACACATCACTGTCATCTGAGGGGAACCCAAAAGTCAATGAGAAGACAGTTGGAGTAATTGTCTCCAGGGAAGCCATGACAGGTCGGGTAGAAAAGCCTGGTGGACAAGATAAAGGCTCCCAAGAGGACGAACCTGCAGCCACTCAGAGGCCACCTAGCAACAGTGGGGCAAAGGAAGGCAGTCACACATCACTTCCACAGCCAGAGCCTCCAGGAGGAGggaacaaaggaaacaagaatggtGATAATAGCTCCAACCACAATGGAGAGGGAAATGGCCAGAGTGGTCACTCTGCAGTGGGTCCCAGTTTCACAGGCAGAACTGAGCCTAGCAAGTCTCCTGGAAGCCTGCGCTATAGTTACAAAGACAGCTTTGGGTCAGCGGTGCCGCGAAATGTCAGTGGCTTTCCCCAGTATGCTACAGGGCAAGAAAAGGGGGATTTCACTGGCCATGGGGAACGAAAGGGTAGAAATGAGAAGTTCCCAAGCCTCCTGCAGGAGGTGCTTCAGGGTTACCACCACCACCCAGACAGGAGGTATTCCAGGAGTGCTCAGGAGCATCAGGGGATGGCTGGTGGCCTAGAAGGAACCACGAGGCCCAACGTCTTAGTCAGTCAGACCAATGAATTAGCTAGCAGGGGCCTTCTGAACAAAAGCATTGGATCCCTGTTAGAAAACCCCCACTGGGGCCCTTGGGAAAGGAAATCAAGCAGCACTGCTTCTGAAATGAAACAGATCAATTTGGCTGACTATCCAATTCCCAGAAAGTTTGAAATAGAACCTCCATCATCAGCCCATGAACCCGGGGGCTCCCTCTCTGAAAGGAGGTCAGTGATCTGTGATATTTCTCCACTAAGACAGATTGTCAGGGATCCAGGTGCTCACTCACTGGGACACATGAGTGCTGACACCAGAATTGGGAGGAATGAACGTCTCAACCCAAGTTTAAGTCAGTCAGTCATTCTTCCAGGTGGGTTGGTATCCATGGAAACAAAGCTAAAATCCCAGAGTGGGCAGATAAAAGAGGAAGACTTTGAACAATCCAAATCCCAAGCTAGTTTCAACAACAAGAAATCTGGAGACCACTGCCATCCCGCTAGCATCAAGCATGAGTCTTACCGCGGCAATGCCAGCCCTGGAGCAGCGGCCCATGATTCCCTTTCAGACTATGGCCCACAAGACAGCAGGCCCACACCAATGCGTCGGGTCCCTGGCAGAGTTGGTAGTCGGGAGGCTATGAGGGGTCGGTCCCCTTCTCAGTATCATGATTttgcagaaaaattgaaaatgtctCCCGGAAGAAGCAGAGGCCCAGGGGGAGACCCTCATCACATGAACCCACACATGACCTTTTCAGAGAGGGCCAACAGGAGTTTGCATGCTCCCTTTTCTCCCAACTCAGAAAGCCTGGCCTCTGCTTATCACACAAACACTCGGGCTCATGCTTATGGGGACCCTAACGCAGGTTTGAATTCCCAGCTCCATTATAAGAGACAGATGTACCAACAGCAGCAAGAGGAATACAAAGACTGGAGCAGCAGTTCTGCTCAGGGAGTAATTGCTGCGGCTCAACACAGGCAAGAGGGGCCACGGAAGAGCCCACGGCAACAGCAGTTTCTTGACCGAGTACGGAGCCCTCTGAAAAACGACAAAGACGGTATGATGTATGGGCCACCTGTAGGGACATACCATGACCCCAGCGGTCAGGAAGCAGGACGCTGCCTCATGTCTAGTGACGGCCTGCCTAACAAAGGCATGGAATTGAAGCATGGCTCCCAGAAATTGCAACAAGAATCTTGTTGGGATCTTTCTCGGCAAACTTCTCCTGCTAAGAGCAGTGGTCCTCCAGGAATGTCTAATCAAAAAAGGTACGGGCCACCACATGAGACCGATGGACACGGACTAGCTGAATCTACACAGTCATCCAAACCTAGTAATGTAATGCTGAGGCTCCCGGGTCAGGAGGATCATTCGTCTCAAAACCCCTTAATCATGCGGAGGCGTGTGCGTTCTTTTATCTCTCCCATCCCCAGTAAGAGACAGTCACAAGATCTAAAGAACACTAGTGCTGATGATAAAGGGCGCCTCCTTCACCCATCAAAAGAAGGCACCGATAAAGCCTTCAATTCCTACGCGCACCTTTCTCATAGTCAGGACATCAAGTCTATCCCTAAGAGAGATTCCTCCAAGGACCTCCCGAGCCCAGATAATAGAAACTGTCCTGCTGTTACCCTTACAAGCCCTGCTAAGACCAAAATACTGCCCCCACGGAAAGGACGGGGACTGAAATTGGAAGCTATAGTTCAGAAGATCACGTCCCCAAATATTAGGCGGAGTGCATCTGCAAACagtgcagaggcaggaggagacaCGGTCACGCTGGATGACATATTGTCTCTGAAGAGTGGTCCTCCAGAGGGTGGTACTGTGGCTGCTCAAGAAGCTGagatggagaagagaaaaggTGAGGTAGTGTCCGACCTAGTCGGTCCAACCAACCAGGAGTTAAATGTTGAAAAGCCTCTTCCGAGGTCTTCAGAAGAGTGGCATGGCAGTGGGGACGACAAAGTAAAGGCAGAAACACATCCAGAAACAGTTCCCGCTGGAAAGGAACCCCCTGGTGCCATGACAGTGGCAACCTCACAGAAGCCTGGCAGTAACCAAGGGAGACCAGATGGTTCCCTGGGTGGAGCAGCACCTTTACTCTTTCCTGACTCAAAGAATGTAGCTCCAGTGGGCATATTGGCCCCAGAGGCAAACCCCAAGgctgaagagaaagagaatgataCAGTGACAATTTCACCCAAACAAGAGAGTTTCCCCCCAAAGGGATATTTCCCATCAGGAAAGAAGAAGGGGAGACCCATAGGTAGTGTGAATAAGCAAAAGAAACAGCAGCagccaccacctccaccaccccaACCCCCTCAGATACCAGAAGGTTCTGCAGATGGAGAGCCAAAGCCAaaaaagcagaggcaaagaagggagagaaggaagccTGGAGCCCAGCCAAGGAAGCGGAAAACCAAACAAGCAGTTCCCATCGTAGAGCCCCAAGAACCTGAGATCAAGCTCAAATATGCCACTCAGCCATTGGATAAAACAGATGCTAAGAACAagtcttttttcccttatattcATGTAGTAAATAAGTGTGAACTTGGAGCCGTTTGTACAATCATCAATGCTGAAGAAGAGGAACAGACCAAATTGGTGAGGGGTCGGAAAAGTCAGAGGTCCCTAACCCCTCCCCCCAGTAGCACTGAAAGCAAGGTGCTCCCAGCTTCGTCCTTTATGCTGCAGGGGCCTGTGGTGACAGAGTCTTCTGTTATGGGGCACCTGGTTTGCTGTCTGTGTGGCAAGTGGGCCAGTTACCGGAACATGGGTGACCTCTTTGGACCCTTTTATCCCCAAGATTATGCAGCCACTCTCCCGAAGAATCCACCTCCCAAGAGGGCCACGGAAATGCAGAGCAAAGTCAAGGTACGGCACAAAAGTGCTTCCAATGGCTCCAAGACGGacactgaggaggaggaggagcagcagcagcagaaggaGCAGAGGAGCCTGGCTGCACACCCCAGGTTCAAGCGGCGCCACCGCTCAGAAGACTGTGGTGGAGGCCCCCGGTCCCTGTCCAGGGGGCTCCCTTGTAAAAAAGCAGCCACTGAGGGCAGCAGTGAAAAGACTGTTTTGGACACAAAGCCCTCTGTGCCCACCACTTCAGAAGGTGGCCCCGAGCTGGAGTTACAAATCCCTGAACTACCTCTTGACAGCAACGAATTTTGGGTCCATGAGGGTTGTATTCTCTGGGCCAATGGAATCTACCTGGTCTGTGGCAGGCTCTACGGCCTGCAGGAAGCGCTGGAAATAGCCAGAGAGATG